DNA sequence from the Malus domestica chromosome 11, GDT2T_hap1 genome:
AAACTGTGACTGATCCAATAGTTgaagtagttttgtgtaatttatccaaaaaaaagCCCAACATTTAATTAAGAAAATCCGAGTGAAAAAGTTGTTAGCATTCCTTTATATATAAATGTCAAGGACATGTACAAGTTAGTAAAACATAGAACAATTACTACATAATATACATAACAGTATCGTTTCAACCTGCATCCAAGGAAATATATGCATAACCTATCAAGAAAATGTGCAATCACTCACTGTGGGAAGGTTGTTTACTTCATTCCATTTACAAATGAAAACCATGTACACATATCAACTTTTTATAAACGAGGCGTAGACGAGACATTTCACAGATAGCTTTGTCTATGCGAAAGCCTTGAGGCATGAAACGAAGAATTATATACTAAGACAATacttttttaaacatttcaaagaGAGATAAAAGTTAATACATAGGTAAGATAACATCATtactatcttttttttttttttaatgtaaattacaaaaataccctcataTTTGAACAGGTGGAGGCGTATAAATCCTAGCTAGGTGAGTGGAGGAGGTACAAACTCAGAGAACAGAGAGAAAAAAGACGACCAGATATCGCGGTAACGCTGAAGGCATGCACCACCACCGGATGTCGGGTATTTCAATAAAGTCGGTATGACATACTTTCACAAGCTCCATAACAAGTTGTACTGCCTCATTACATCGACGAGCTCTGGTCGCTCCTCCCCAAGGAGGCTAAGGATGACGCGCTACTCATCGATGTGACTCATACGGCTTCTTCAAGGTTTTGGGCAAGGGTGTGTTGCCGCAGCACCAGCCCATTGCTTAGATCGCCATCATCCTCTGCTACTTCCAAGGAGATAGAGTTGGAGATCGAACAAACTGAGGAAGGGTAGAATGTGCCGGGATCGGTTCCGAATTGAGGGATGCAGGTTGGATAGAAAGTGGCAATCTCCTAGGACTCATGcgttttctttgaattttcagtTAGGATGGTTCTTCACCTGAAAAGATGTGGCTTTATATCAATGAGGTAAAAAATTCATCAgagttttatgtattttttttcaatattttatgACTGTAGGTCGTAAGTCGAGGGCGGCCATAACATGAGGTTATTACTTTCAAGACATTTGATTTTATAATAGAAACGAGATGactattttgatgatttttttagatGGGTTTCTAACTGGTGGTGTAGGCAGCGTCCAAGTTGATAAAGACTACAGTGGACCAATTTTGGAGCAATACAGAATTGAAAGAAATTCATGAGAAGAAGGAGAGGGTGGACGATGGAAATGTTAGAGAGTGCTCTAGCTAGGCACGGGTAATTTAAAAGTGGTATGGCATTATATATTTATAGTCAAGTGATCTCAAACCTGTGTAATTAGTTAGCTTTTTCGTATATACTTGTAATTACATTAAtaactagttaattaattatatgaagTTCACCTTAATTTTTCATGTCAGAAGGGGAAGGGCATGTGACCTCTACAATGTTTGTGTTGTCTTTTTTGAGAGAGGGTACTATTGCCAATATAATCTCATGAGAAGTATAAGAAGTATCGGAAGAAATTCATGAGAAGAAGGATAGGGTGGAGGATGGAAATACTAAAGAGTACTTTATGCATGAGTAATTTAAAAGTGGTACAAGTGATCTCAAAACATTCCATATGTAATTACTTAGTTTTTCATGTAGGGTTGTTCCATTCATTTAAGGATTGAGAAAAAAAGTTGTCTCTTTTAAATTCTAGTTTATATGGTTGTTTCATTTAATGATTGAGAAAAAGGTtctcttttgaattttttgtgctTGTTTGTGAAGTCATTCTTTTGAAACGTGCATTTTTTATCTTTACGTTATGAGATACTTCGTGGTTGTattctaaattaaaaaataataaataaataaaacccttGGTCTCTATTTTGTTTCTTACATATATTTTGAAACTAATTTTGCAAAAAAATGACCGAAGAGCGGTTGAATTGATGACAATTATGTAGTTTTGTGAAAAATATACAAACATGGTCGAGGAGCGGTTGGACTGATGACATGTATGTAGTTTTGTTGAAAATATACAAACGGATTCTACTAAAACTATACAAAATGATTCTACATGTATTTGaaactgattctacaaaaatggtcgaagatggattgaactgattatgcaaaaatgatCGAGGATTGATTTGACTAATTCTGTAAAAATGGTGGAAGAGTACATGTTGAACtaattctacaaaaatggtcaATGACGAGTTGAACTGATTTTGTAAAAATAGTGGAGGACGAGATGAAAGCAAAAATGGTATggtgaactgattctgcaaaaatggtcgaggacAAGCTGAACTAATTATACAAAAATAGTCGAAGAtgagttgaactgattctgcagtTTTGGTCAAAGAAGATTGAATTTAATTCTGCAGAAATGATCGAAGATTGGTTGAACTTGATTATGCAGGACAGGTTGAACTTGATTTTACAGAAATGGTTGAAGACGGGTTGaaactgattatgcaaaaatggttgagGACAGGTTGAACtaattatgcaaaaatggtcgtggacggttgaactgattctgcaaaaatgataaaaaacatATTGAACTAATTATGCAAAATTGGTCAATGacaggttgaactgattctgcaaaataTGGTCGAAGActagttgaactgattctgcaaaagtGAAATAGGAAggttgaactaattctgcaaaaatagtcgaagacgggttgaactgattctgcaaaattGGTTGAAAATGGGTTGAACTAATTCGGCAAAAGTGGTCGAGGACGATTGGTAATGACAGATTGAATTGATTCTAGTAATGAATGATACAAACTAATTCTTTATCTATTTTCAAAATTGATTCGGCAGAAATAGTTGAGAATGTGTTGAGTTTATGACACATTAATTTGTTGGAGTTGTGAAGGTTGAATTCTATTAACAACTCTAAAGCATTAGGGGCATAGCTGgcattttaaaactttttttatccatgtttttttgttgggctttagttgtttttatgtttttgtctctTCTTGACATGATTAAAAACTAATAGAGTTTCTTGAAATATAGTGAAAATTTTTGTTTATGTATAAAGCTCCCAAAAAACAAGGATAATATATCTCAATTAATGAaactctctttgtcaaccaaaagagggtgaaaagactACTCAATCTTCTATCACAcacaaaaaatgatgggcaataatgtaatttcacatgtccaaattttactgttttttattaaaacatcACCTAcgtgtgatgttaaaatacctccaatattGATACCCAATTGAATGTCTTGAATCGTGCCTCCACATAACGTAGATGCATTTTCGTCGACTCCGACAAAATAGAGGCGATTTTTCtgccactccatctctaaagcCGCCTGGTTGCATCGTGGGACGAGTTTTTTAAACCActaacatatatacatatataaggaCAGCATGATGTGCTGCAGACGTGATATTTACAGTTTGAACGCTATATAAATATGCAGTGCTCGATCGAGAGTAAAGTCGAAACCCTAAGTAGATATACCAGATATGAAAACAAAAGGAGTACAGAAATATTGAACCTACACGATCAAATGATCTTTTGCTTCCCTAATATATGATGAAATGGCTTTTGGCCTTTCATTCACAAAATCAACGCATGCAGGAGGCAGACAGGTCCAGACGACAGGTCCTTATCTTgaattaatttttgaatttcataTCATATATCATGTCAACCCTGCCGATTGGTCTTCAACGTCACCCATAATTGCAACTATTTTGATGTTGGCATGATATCTAAAGCCACCGCCTTCGACCTttctgttgaaattttttaattaattaattaattaggactAAATTTGACTGAATGGTTTGGTAAATAATTATCACTTCCATCACCATAAAAATATTCAGCTTTGAGTTTGGAAGCTGTAGAAAATTGTAAGTGTAACCAATTATACAATTATCAATTATATACAATTACATATCTATTTTTCTTATCGAAAAGTTAGTTGTGTGATAAATAAGATTGACGCATGGGTGTACCTGACTTATGTAATTGAATCAATGTAAGGACGTCGGTCATCATGCTTGCAAAAGTGTATTCGGAAACATAAGGACGTCGGTCATCATGCTCGATTGATATATACAACACCAAATGGAGTAGCAGTGTTTGTTGGTTCTCTTGTCTCTCGTCTCTGATCTTCGTCGTACAGTGTTTGTTGGTTCTCTTGTCTCTTGTCTCTGATCTTTGTCGTACAATTACACACAACATTTGTTGGATGGTATGACTTGTGAGTAAAGTCGACATAACAAACGGTTATGGGCTTCTTGTATTGGGAACTGGATCTTCTCCGAGCCAAACCCTTGGGATCCTGTTGAGCGACAAATACGAGCCGTTGGATTTCGATCCAACGACTACAATTGTTATAACTTAAGAGGGACCCTCCTATTTGTAGTCATTGGATGGAAATTCAACGGCCCGTGTTTGTCGCTCAGCAAGATCCCGAGGGtttgcctcggagaggatccagGTCCCTTGTATTGTATATGGAGTATGATTCTCTCTACTCCTAATCTCTGtccccttccatgccctcctatttaaACTGTTGTGATTACGCCACATCTATAtcttgttttaaatttttttatatatagaataagacaaaaataagaGTGTAAGAGAAGGGAATGGAAGGGGATGATAAtatgaggggagagaatcctacccCATTGTATATTACCCATTCCGTCCAACCTTCAAATTAGCTTGGTAATTTGCTCAATTTATTTGGGAAAATTCCATACTTCggtaaagaaaaatgagatacACTTAATTATAATTCTATCCagtaaaatttgatctaatgaaACACAGttcctattttatttaagattctaaaagacgctaCACGCTTGTTGGACAGCGAGTTGGAGCCTAGCGGCTAGGTGAGAAcataggcggatttaagtaaatatatTATGTATCGTATAAATGTCTGATTATACTTtagaaaaatacataatttcatagggatacataaattgcaaaattgaATGATAGAGATATTATGATGTTTAGGACATAATGTAAACATAGGGAACACATATATCATGTGTGTTTATAtaaagtattcaacaagtcttttatattttttttttaaaaaaaaaaacactgtaAATGAAAATTACATATTTTTTGTCAAAGTAAGAATCGCAACCTAGACGGGTGTCTAGGTGGGTTTGGACAAGTTAGGTTGTTTAGACACCTttccttaattttcaaacacttgGAGATTAATAGGGACGGTGACCCCACCTAAAGGGTGCTAGGCAAGAATTTTTAAAACAGTAATCTTATTTGAGGACGTTCTAAATTCATATTTGATATGCGGCATTTATCGAATTTAatgataataaaataaagtaaaattcTCACTCCTTTCACTACTGAACAATTTTCTCTCAAAACTATTACCGCATTTTgccttttttgttgttgttgtagagaGTTGGTTTTCACACTTCTTAAGCTTGTCGTGCACTTCTTTATAGATTTAGTTATTTATTTCAATAAATCGAGCGAACACGAAAATCATGATTAACACGAGTGTGAACAACAAATTAAGCAAAAAAGGTGTTTATCATTTTCCTTCGTGTAAATCGCAGTCAAACAACATGATTACTCTCTTGGGgtttagttttgtcaaattctTAACTATAAGCATGACTGATTGAAGCACATAATTCTTAAATAAATTGAGTAGAATGACATTGACTCCATAAATCCGAAGGAAAAAGATAACCATGTCCAATTCAATGTCCAATATTTTATTGTATCTTGCCACTCAATATTAcagtttagtgatattttttttaattgtaagtAAAGTTTCAAGTTTGATTATAAtgaaagacaaatttgaaccacattattacacAACTATTATAAGACTAAACATCCTCTCTTACCCcttaatataaattaatttataacatttgataatatatatatatatatatatatatatatatatatatatatataacgttTTCCATAAAAAGACTTTGACGTCGACCATGACTTAAGAGACGACTACGATACAAAGAGATGATGAACGTTGaaacaagaaataaataatGGGAGTGTTTTAGGCGCTAAATGTCGTAATGTGTGTGGCAGCAATGTAATTCGTGAAAAGATTGAGGTTTGATGTTAGGAAAGCACTGTTATAAGATGCAGATATTTTGTTAGGTTATGTAGGAGGAGACGATGTTTTGCTAACAGACtttggatctttgcatttgaaCTCAGAAGCAAAGAAGAACACGAAAGCTGAAGCTCAAAGGTGATCATCAGCCACACATCAATAATCATAAGGTCTGCCGAAACCCCATCAGAAACTGAAATGGCTTTACACCAAATTCCgtacttttaatttttattttattttattgttcttCAGATTAGATGCTTTTGAGCTATAATGTTTGCTGCAGTTGCATGTGCTTTTCCAGCTTTTAGCTTCTTATGTGATGAAGGTGAAAACTTGGTGGTCATTTAGTGGCTTTGAATTTGTTATTTCAAGCATGAATTTATTGGGAGAGTGAGATGTTGTATTTTATCtcgagttttcaaatttttttttagcaaacgaTGGGATATTCTGCActaaattcatttaaattacGAGAAGGGAATTCAAACTTGAGTCCAGAGGGAGGAGCACGCTGCTCTAGCCAACTGGTTGTGTAGGTTGGCTGATGAGTTGTTGTCAGGAGTGGGATCTTTGGGCTCCCACAAATGCAGGAAAATCTTTTCTGTTTGTTTGAATGAAGATATGGTGGTACTTTCATAATTCTAAGTGAAACCCTTGTATGTTTGAAGCTTTTCTGAATCTTTCCCGTTTGTAAACTTCAAGGTCTAGATTATTTGTTCAAACCAGAAATGGAATGTCAGATTATTCTGAACATTTTCTTAATATAAACTGAGAGTTATAAGTTAACTACTGCAGTGATTGAGCTGAAAATTGTTTACAGTTTATGCTAAAACGCCTCGCAGATAGAAATTATTTTTACAACATTAGCTAGAACATGTGGGCATCTCAAATAGATAGCTTCAATATTTTCCAGTAGGATCTTTGAAATGCAATTTTCTTTGTCCGTCTTGATAACACTTATTGTCTTGTTACTTTTTTTCTGCAGAGTATGCACTCTATTTAATTTACCACCGTTTTCAAGCAGAGTTTGTACAAAAGTTGGATCTGTATGTTATGATGTGGTCAAGGTTCGGTCTAAATAACAACAGAGTTGTCAGTTAATTTGAGAAATCTTGTGCCAGAAAAATCCATTAGCATTTCATTTGGTTAGATCAAACAAACGAATTGGCTATCCTGAAAATGCGAGAATCTCACAAGCATATAATCCCAAATGTTCCTCGCCGAATCGGAGAACAGCCTGTTGAAGAGCAGGAGTCTTATTGTTGGCCTTCCTCCCAGAATGTTGACCAACAAGCATCCTCTGATGAGGTTGTCCAAGGAACACAGCTTTCAGTTCAAAAAGTTGAACAACACTGTACCCTGGAATCATCCTCGGGAACCAGTGGTTACCCTGGTCGCAGTTCTTCATCAAGTTTGAATTTCTCAGGAAATGGAAGTCCAGTATCACATCCAGATGTGCATTCCTACCAGTCTTGTGGCTCTCCTGTCAACCAGTCGTGTATATCAAATGAAACGGATGGCCTGGGTCACAAAATTAGGGAACTGGAAAATGCTTTGCTGGGAAATGATTCAGATGCCTTTGACGCGTACAAAATCATAGATGAGGTTGGGgctgatcaaatttattcagaAGCAGAGCACTGGGAacaaatgatgatgatgatccgCGGAGGTGACTTAAAGGAGGTGCTTTGCGCATGTGCAAAAGCATTGGCAAACAATGATATGTCAACAACTGAACAGTTGTTCTCAAACCTACGTCAGATGGTGTCGGTTTCAGGTGAGCCAATCCAACGTTTAGGAGCTTACATTTTGGAAGGTCTTATTGCAAGGCTGGCCTCGTCGGGGAGTTCTATCTGTGCATCCCTAAGATGCAAGGAGCCTGCCAGTGCTGAACTCCTCTCGTACATGCACATACTTTATGAAGTCTGCCCATACTTCAAGTTCGGATATATGTCAGCAAATGGGGCGATTGCAGAAGCTATGAAGGATGAAAGTAGAGTTCATATAATTGATTTTCAGGTAGCTCAAGGCAGCCAGTGGATTACATTAATCCAGGCTTTAGCTACTCGGCCAGGAGGACCCCCACAGATTAGGATCACGGGCATAGATGATTCCGCATCAGCTTATGTTCGGGGAGGGGGCCTTGGTGTTGTGGGACAGAGGTTGTCAAGGCTTGCGGAGTCATGTAAGGTACCCTTTGAGTTCCATGCTGCTGGAATTTTTGGTTCTGAGGTTCAACTTGAGGACCTTGTGATTCGACCTGGCGAGGCTATTGCAGTGAATTTTGCCTTAATGCTGCACCACATACCAGATGAGAGTGTGAGTAGTCATAATCACAGGGACCGGCTGTTGAGGCTTGCCAAGAGTTTGTCACCCAAGGTAGTGACTCTTGTTGAACAAGAATCAAACACCAACACAGCCCCTTTCCTTCCTCGTTTCACTGAGACGCTGAGCTATTTTAGTGCTGTCTTTGATTCAATTGATGTTGCTCTGCCAAGGGAGCACAGGGAGCGGATCAATGTCGAGCAGCACTGTCTGGCACGAGAAATTGTTAACATTATAGCATGTGAAGGGGCGGAAAGAGTAGAACGTTATGAGCCTCTCAGTAAGTGGAGGTCACGATTCATTATGGCTGGTTTTTCGCCTTATCCACTGAGCCCCTTGGTAAATGCAACTATCAAGACTCTACTGCAGAGTTATTCTGAGAAGTACACGCTTGAAGAGATCGGTGGAGTTTTATATCTCGGCTGGATGAATCAACCACTGGTTGTCTCTTGTGCATGGAGgtaaaaaacatgaaattttgTGTTTCTTGATCTTGTATGGAACCCTAAAGTAATCTTCTGCACTCGTTTGAACTCTTCGTGTTTCTTTTTTTCGTCGGATAGTAAAGTTATCTTTGGGAGAGTGATAGTAATGTTATGTTGTAAGGGTTATGCTTCAGAAGAAATAAATGAGCCTTTTTCATATACATCTTTGTACCTTAAATTTTACATCATCAGAAAACGAGTTTTGGAatcaaattttacttttaaatcgTCACGTAATGTTTATTCAGGTGAAAACTATTACAAAACAAGGAAGTAGAGCTTAGTTATTCCTTGTAGAAATCACAGTTTCTAAATATCTCTCTTATATTAATTCTTTGTTAAAAGTTACAATGGTATGGCAGTGTATATATAGACAATATACTGCtcttacaattacaattatacCCTTGTCTAATCTGTCTATTTACATAAGAAACCTAACAAACTTTAACAAACATCTAACTAATTTTACTTGATcctttacaccccctcaagctgaacTTGGATGCATCAAAAGGACCAAGAGAAAGCTTGGATTGCAAGTATAGAAATCGGGATTTAGACAGAGATTTGGTATGAATGTCGGCTAACTGATCTTGAGAGCACACATACTGAACTTTGAGAAGATTGGCAAGGACCAGCTCTCAAATATAATGGTAATCAAGTTCTATATGCTTGGTGCGAGCATGGAAAACTGGATTGGAAGCAAGAGATATGGCAGACAGGTTGTCACACCAGAGAGAAGGAACATGAGGAAGGTGAAGACCAAGATCCTTGAACACTTTACAAATCCATGTGATTTCAGCTGCTGTGTGGGCTAACGACCTGTATTCGGCTTCAGTGGAGGAACGAGCAACCGTTGGTTGCTTCTTAGCACTCCAGCTGATAAGATTGGATCCCAGAAATATACAATATCCACTAGTAGAGCGTCGATCAAAAGGACAGCCGGCCCAATCAGCATCCGAATAGGCAGTAAGATGAATATCACCTTTCTTGAACCACAAACCATGGCTGACTATGGCTTTCAGAAATCTGAGAATGCGTTTAGCGGCTTGAAGATGTGGTTCACGGggagcatgcataaattgacagacCTGATTTACAGCAAAAGATAAATCAGGTCGTGTCCAAGTTAAGTATTGCaaggcacctacaatggatctgTACTCGTGTGGATCAGGTAACAAGGAACCTATGTGATCAAGTTGGACTGACCCAAGAGGTGTAAGACAAGGTTTAGCACCAGCCATGTTTGTCTTGTGAAGCAGGTCAAGGATATACTTGCTTTGATGTAGGAAAAGACCAGCAGAGGATCTTTGAACCTCAagacccaaaaaataatgcaagGGGCCTAAGTCCTTCACAGGAAAAATAGTACTGAGTTGCTGAATGAAACTGTGACAAGCAGTAGGATTTGGACCGGTGACAAGAATGTCATCGACATACACCAAGACAATAATGGGGACAGGTGTTTGAATCACAAACAAAGAAGCATCAGATTGTGATTGATGGAATCCCAAGGACTTCAGAACTACAAAGAGTTTGTCAAACCAGGCCCGAGGAgcttgcttcaatccatacAAGGATTTCCGAAGTTTGCAGACATGATGAGGATAATTGGGATCACTGAAACCGGGGGGTTGCTGCATATAGACATCTTCTTGAAGGTCTCCGTGCAGAAAAGCATTACTGATATCCAATTGGTTGAGAAACCAATCATATTGAACTGCAAGAGATAGAAGAATGCGAATGGTGACTGGTTTGGCAACTGGACTGAACGTTTCCTTGTAATCCAAACCAGCTTGCTGATGAAAGCCTTTGGCCACAAGCCTAGCTTTGTATCGATCTATAGTGCCATCCGGATGTTTCTTAACCTGAAACACCCACTTACACCCAACAATATTCTGATGAGATTGAAACGGAACGAGAGACCAAGTGCCTGTGGACTGCAGGGCATTATACTCATCCTGCATAGCAGATCTCCAATGGGCATGTTTGGAGGCCTGAAGATAAGTAGAGCGAATAACATCAACAGTGTCAGGTAAATGATGGTTGGTGGCTGAGTAGGCTTTGGGTTTAGAGATACCAGCTTTAGATCGTGTGATCATAGGATGGATATTAATGGGAGGAGGGGAGAGTGGAGATAAGGGGACTGAAGAGGACACATGAGAGGGATGCACTTGAGAATGCAGTGGAGGTACAAGAGAATGTGTGCTGGAGGGATTAATCAAAGGAGCAGGTGATGAACTCAAAGGAGCAGGGGAAGAAGGAGCAGGGATAGGAAATTGCAGGTTGACACAAGGATTTACTTGGGAAGTATCAGCAAAGGAAGGAGGGGGAAGAACAGTGGCAGAGGATAGAGTATGGAATGGAAAAGTGGTCTCATCAAATAGTACATGCCGAGAGATATAAACACGTTGGGTAAGTGGATCAAGACAGCGATACCCCTTGTGCTGAAGACTGTACCCAAGAAATACACAGGATTTACTCTTACTATCCAACTTGGATGTCGTATAGGGTTTGAGCCAGGGATAACAACCACAGCCAAAAACTCGAAGGCGAGAATAATCTGGAGAAGTGAAGAAGAGGAGTTCCCAAGGAGATTGCAGTAGACCACCAAGTGGAAGTCGATTAATGAGATAGCAGTAGAAAAAGCTTCAACCCAAAACATATGAGGCACTTGAGATTGCACTAAGAGTGTACGAGCAGTTTCAACCAAATGGCGATGTTTCCTTTCAACGCAACCATTTTGCTCAGGAGTATGAGGGCAACTAAATTGTTGTAAAATGCCATGAAGTTTAAGAAAATGCTGAAACTGATGACTTGTAAACTCACCCCCTGAATCAGATCGAACAACCTTGATTTTATTACCAATAGTGTTCTCTACATAGGATTTGAACTCCATAAAGGTTGAAAATACTGAAGACTTAGACTTTAAGGGAAAATACCAACTATACTTGCTGTAATCATCAACAATAAGCAAGTAATATCTATAGCCACTGACGGATACAACAGGAGACGGCCCCCAGACATCACAATGCAACAATTCAAGACTGGTCGAAGATGCAGATGGAGTAGTACCAAAGGGAAGCTTGTGATTCTTTGCCAAAGCACAGTCTTTGCAAAAGAAGTCTGGAGACGATCTGCCTTGGACAGCAACTTTATTCGTAGACAGAACTTTCCGAAAGATAACAGAAGAGGGGTGACCAAGTCTGCTGTGCCAAATGCGAACATTAGTAGAATTA
Encoded proteins:
- the LOC103439645 gene encoding scarecrow-like protein 21, which gives rise to MRESHKHIIPNVPRRIGEQPVEEQESYCWPSSQNVDQQASSDEVVQGTQLSVQKVEQHCTLESSSGTSGYPGRSSSSSLNFSGNGSPVSHPDVHSYQSCGSPVNQSCISNETDGLGHKIRELENALLGNDSDAFDAYKIIDEVGADQIYSEAEHWEQMMMMIRGGDLKEVLCACAKALANNDMSTTEQLFSNLRQMVSVSGEPIQRLGAYILEGLIARLASSGSSICASLRCKEPASAELLSYMHILYEVCPYFKFGYMSANGAIAEAMKDESRVHIIDFQVAQGSQWITLIQALATRPGGPPQIRITGIDDSASAYVRGGGLGVVGQRLSRLAESCKVPFEFHAAGIFGSEVQLEDLVIRPGEAIAVNFALMLHHIPDESVSSHNHRDRLLRLAKSLSPKVVTLVEQESNTNTAPFLPRFTETLSYFSAVFDSIDVALPREHRERINVEQHCLAREIVNIIACEGAERVERYEPLSKWRSRFIMAGFSPYPLSPLVNATIKTLLQSYSEKYTLEEIGGVLYLGWMNQPLVVSCAWR